One region of Flavobacterium pisciphilum genomic DNA includes:
- a CDS encoding Dps family protein, producing MKPHIGISPKDLKKSADILTSILSNEMILYVKTRKFHWNISGNSFMELHKLFENQYGILETIIDEVAERINLLGEKTIGTMTEFIGNSTLKEFPNMYPSQKEMLSELLGNHEQLITEFRKYIPVFENENHDIGSADFITGLLEQHEKMSWIIRRYLS from the coding sequence ATGAAACCACATATAGGAATATCTCCCAAAGATTTAAAAAAAAGCGCCGACATCTTAACCTCAATCCTATCAAATGAAATGATATTGTATGTAAAAACAAGAAAATTTCACTGGAATATATCGGGAAACAGTTTCATGGAATTGCATAAATTATTTGAAAACCAATATGGCATTTTAGAAACAATCATTGATGAAGTAGCCGAAAGAATTAATCTGCTTGGTGAGAAAACAATTGGAACCATGACCGAATTTATTGGTAATTCGACACTAAAAGAATTCCCTAATATGTACCCTTCGCAAAAAGAAATGCTGAGCGAATTATTAGGCAACCACGAACAACTTATTACCGAATTTAGAAAATATATTCCTGTATTTGAAAATGAAAATCACGATATAGGATCTGCCGATTTTATAACGGGTTTACTAGAACAACACGAAAAAATGTCTTGGATAATAAGACGCTATTTGAGTTAA
- a CDS encoding DUF5723 family protein, translating into MKKQLLILLLFITSLAANAQSYTGYFHDNYAGVQSVLFNPASIADSRFKTDVNLFSISGSVQNDLYGVRLFDVYKDGYDFNSQAKITTSNSNNGLANFDIMGPSFMFNIAPKHTLAVFTRARSVSNVRNINGYLVDQVKDGLDQSGDFNFNAGNVNGASNTWAELGVSYAAVLYQKDQHFLKGGLTAKYLQGGVNGYIHGNDVKVIYVENAADPKAGVLASTGEITIGASQDFEANEKYDFDENSKGFGFDFGLVYEWRPDYDTYDVSKAKPTDNNFRDLNKYKVRFGLSVTDIGSINYRNAKQDTYNVTGVVTQQMIDDAGNLYDFLNDNYTKTSSSKGRKTNLPTALHADVDWNMYKKFYLNLNGDINMANADKINAVTIANRVSLTPRYESRWFSFYVPMTWMEYSGMQVGSGIRVGAFFIGSGSILTNLVSKESKGADFHLGMKIPVYQKKFKDTDEDGVLDKNDACRKVAGPVENNGCPWPDADKDGVFDKDDACPNVAGPIENKGCPWKDSDGDTLLDNVDACPSVAGPVENKGCPWPDTDKDGVLDKDDACPDVAGLVENKGCPILDADKDGIPDNEDECPLLAGPIENKGCPEVSKTTLEQLKLEAKSIFFETGKATLSKAKKEETSKRLEAIKEILKNYPNAKFAINGHTDNVGNPKFNQKLSETRAKAVKDYLIAKGVHSANLTSQGFGASKPVKSNKTAAGRAENRRTEIVYLGNL; encoded by the coding sequence ATGAAAAAACAACTACTTATTTTATTACTTTTTATTACTTCTTTAGCAGCCAATGCCCAATCATACACAGGGTATTTTCATGATAATTATGCGGGTGTACAAAGTGTGCTTTTTAATCCTGCTTCTATAGCCGACTCTCGTTTTAAAACAGATGTTAATTTGTTTTCTATCAGTGGCTCGGTACAAAATGATTTGTATGGGGTTCGTCTTTTTGATGTTTATAAAGACGGGTATGATTTTAATAGTCAAGCTAAAATTACTACATCTAATTCAAATAATGGTCTTGCTAATTTTGATATTATGGGACCCTCTTTTATGTTTAATATTGCACCAAAACATACCTTAGCAGTATTTACAAGAGCAAGATCAGTAAGTAATGTTAGAAACATTAACGGATATCTTGTAGATCAGGTTAAAGATGGTTTAGACCAATCAGGTGATTTTAATTTTAACGCAGGTAATGTAAATGGAGCTTCAAATACTTGGGCAGAATTAGGTGTTTCTTATGCAGCTGTTTTGTATCAAAAAGACCAACATTTCTTAAAAGGAGGTTTAACTGCTAAGTACTTACAAGGTGGTGTAAATGGATATATTCATGGAAATGATGTTAAAGTTATTTATGTTGAAAATGCAGCTGATCCTAAAGCGGGTGTTCTAGCTTCTACAGGAGAAATTACTATAGGTGCAAGCCAGGATTTTGAAGCTAATGAAAAATATGATTTTGATGAAAACTCAAAAGGATTTGGATTTGATTTTGGACTTGTTTACGAGTGGAGACCAGATTATGATACATACGATGTAAGCAAAGCAAAACCTACAGATAATAATTTTAGAGATTTAAATAAGTATAAAGTACGTTTTGGATTATCTGTTACAGATATTGGATCTATAAATTATAGAAACGCAAAACAAGATACTTATAATGTTACAGGAGTAGTTACGCAACAAATGATTGATGATGCAGGTAACTTATATGATTTTTTAAATGATAACTACACTAAAACGTCAAGCTCAAAAGGAAGAAAAACAAATTTGCCTACTGCGCTTCATGCTGATGTAGATTGGAATATGTATAAAAAATTCTATCTTAATCTTAATGGTGATATTAATATGGCTAATGCCGATAAAATTAATGCGGTTACTATTGCCAATAGAGTAAGCTTAACGCCTCGTTACGAAAGCAGATGGTTTAGTTTTTATGTGCCAATGACTTGGATGGAATACAGCGGAATGCAAGTAGGTTCAGGAATTAGAGTAGGAGCTTTCTTTATTGGATCTGGTTCTATACTTACTAATTTGGTTTCAAAAGAATCAAAAGGAGCAGATTTTCACCTAGGGATGAAAATTCCGGTTTACCAAAAGAAATTTAAGGATACCGATGAAGATGGCGTTTTAGACAAAAATGATGCTTGCAGAAAAGTAGCTGGTCCAGTAGAGAACAATGGTTGTCCATGGCCAGATGCAGATAAAGACGGTGTTTTTGATAAAGACGACGCTTGTCCAAATGTTGCAGGTCCAATAGAAAATAAAGGATGTCCTTGGAAAGATTCAGATGGAGATACCTTATTAGACAATGTTGATGCTTGTCCAAGTGTTGCAGGTCCAGTAGAGAATAAAGGATGCCCTTGGCCAGATACAGATAAAGATGGCGTTTTGGATAAAGATGATGCTTGTCCAGATGTTGCAGGATTAGTAGAAAATAAAGGTTGCCCAATTTTAGATGCAGACAAAGATGGTATTCCAGACAATGAAGATGAATGTCCTTTACTTGCAGGTCCAATAGAGAATAAAGGTTGTCCTGAAGTTTCTAAAACTACATTAGAGCAATTAAAATTAGAAGCAAAATCAATCTTCTTCGAAACAGGTAAAGCAACTTTAAGCAAAGCTAAAAAAGAAGAAACATCAAAAAGATTAGAGGCTATCAAAGAAATTCTGAAAAATTATCCAAATGCTAAGTTTGCAATTAATGGACATACAGACAATGTAGGTAATCCTAAATTCAATCAAAAATTATCTGAAACTAGAGCAAAAGCGGTTAAGGATTATTTGATTGCCAAAGGAGTTCATTCAGCTAATTTAACATCTCAAGGATTTGGAGCTTCAAAACCAGTTAAATCTAATAAAACAGCTGCTGGAAGAGCAGAAAATAGAAGAACAGAAATTGTTTATCTAGGCAATTTGTAA
- the pyrF gene encoding orotidine-5'-phosphate decarboxylase, whose product MTTQQLHEQILLKKSFLCIGLDVDLTKIPEHLLETEDPIFEFNKAIIDATHDLAIAYKPNTAFYEAYGIKGWLSLQKTINYINEKHPDIFTIADAKRGDIGNTSSMYAKAFFEDLKFDSVTVAPYMGKDSVEPFLAFENKHTIMLALTSNEGAFDFQTLLTNGTELYKQVLETSKTWKNSENLMYVVGATKAEYFTEIRKIVPDSFLLVPGVGAQGGSLSEVCKYGMNDKIGLLINSSRAIIYASKGTDFVEKAREEALKMQQEMEAIISNK is encoded by the coding sequence ATGACTACACAACAACTACACGAACAAATTCTTTTAAAAAAATCATTTTTATGCATCGGTTTAGATGTCGATTTAACTAAAATTCCAGAACATCTTTTAGAGACAGAAGATCCTATTTTTGAATTTAATAAAGCTATAATTGATGCTACCCACGATTTGGCCATCGCCTATAAACCGAATACTGCTTTTTATGAAGCATACGGAATAAAAGGATGGTTGTCGTTGCAAAAAACAATTAACTATATAAACGAGAAGCATCCAGATATTTTTACAATTGCCGATGCTAAACGTGGCGATATAGGTAATACATCAAGTATGTATGCCAAAGCTTTTTTTGAAGACCTAAAATTTGATAGTGTAACTGTTGCACCCTATATGGGAAAAGACTCGGTAGAGCCTTTCTTGGCTTTCGAGAATAAACACACAATAATGTTGGCGTTAACGTCAAATGAAGGTGCATTCGATTTCCAGACATTACTTACCAACGGTACAGAATTATATAAACAAGTTTTAGAAACTTCTAAAACATGGAAAAATAGCGAAAACTTAATGTACGTAGTTGGAGCGACCAAAGCCGAATATTTTACCGAAATCCGTAAGATTGTTCCAGACAGCTTTTTGCTAGTTCCAGGAGTAGGCGCTCAAGGCGGAAGTTTATCAGAAGTATGTAAATACGGAATGAATGACAAAATAGGATTGCTTATTAATTCCTCTCGTGCCATTATCTATGCATCTAAAGGAACTGACTTTGTAGAAAAAGCAAGGGAAGAAGCCTTAAAAATGCAACAAGAAATGGAAGCCATTATAAGCAATAAATAA
- a CDS encoding ABC transporter substrate-binding protein gives MKQLTDQIGTLHSFETAPKRIISLVPSQTELLYDLGLEDKIVGITKFCVHPYHLKSTKKMVGGTKKVHYEKIRLLNPDIIICNKEENTKEIVDKLSEICPVWVTNILTVEDNFQMITDFGQLFNCRTEAQKWNDKLAFGLQDFKTFIKDKPFKKAAYFIWKNPFMVAGSDNYINELLKLNHFTNIYLDKGRYPEIELKKMRLEGDPDVVLLSSEPYPFKEEDAFEIGRFTHHAKTVFVDGEMFSWYGTRLLKAFSYFKQMHERLQ, from the coding sequence ATGAAACAACTAACGGATCAAATTGGTACATTACATTCTTTTGAAACCGCTCCAAAACGAATTATCTCGCTTGTTCCTTCGCAAACTGAATTACTCTATGATTTAGGTCTTGAAGATAAGATTGTTGGAATAACGAAGTTTTGTGTGCATCCGTATCACCTAAAATCAACTAAGAAAATGGTTGGTGGAACTAAAAAGGTGCATTACGAAAAAATCAGATTACTGAATCCGGATATTATCATTTGCAATAAAGAAGAGAATACAAAGGAGATTGTTGACAAACTATCAGAGATATGTCCAGTTTGGGTAACCAATATACTGACTGTAGAAGATAATTTTCAGATGATTACCGATTTTGGGCAATTGTTTAATTGCAGAACCGAAGCACAAAAATGGAATGATAAATTGGCTTTTGGATTGCAAGATTTTAAAACTTTTATAAAAGACAAGCCATTTAAAAAAGCAGCTTATTTTATCTGGAAAAATCCTTTTATGGTAGCAGGTTCAGATAATTATATAAATGAGTTATTAAAGCTGAATCATTTTACAAATATATATCTTGATAAGGGGCGTTATCCTGAAATTGAACTTAAGAAAATGCGTTTAGAGGGTGATCCCGATGTCGTTTTATTGTCCTCAGAACCTTATCCGTTTAAGGAAGAAGATGCTTTTGAGATTGGACGATTTACACATCATGCTAAAACCGTTTTTGTAGATGGTGAAATGTTTTCGTGGTATGGAACCCGATTGCTAAAAGCATTCTCCTATTTTAAGCAAATGCACGAGCGCTTGCAATAA
- a CDS encoding catalase, which yields MESKDKLTTATGTPVPDNQNIMTAGPRGPVLLQDFWFLEKMAHFDREVIPERRMHAKGSAAYGTFTVTHDITQYTKADIFSEIGKKTDMFVRFSTVAGERGAADAERDIRGFAMKFYTNQGNWDLVGNNTPVFFFRDPMKFPDLNHAVKRDPQTNLRSADNNWDFWTLLPEALHQVTIVMSDRGIPKSYRQMHGFGSHTFSFINDKNERHWVKFHFVTQQGIENLSDEEAAKLVGNDRESHQRDLFEAIERKDFPKWKLSVQIMTEEQAKTYKYHPFDLTKVWLKGDFPLIPVGEFELNRNPDNYFAEVEQAAFNPANIVPGIGYSPDKMLQARLFSYGDAHRYRLGVNNAQIPVNAAKCPVNSFHRDGAMRVDGNYGSKKHYEPNSFGKWQEQPEYKEPPLSIHGDAYAHNFREDDNDYFSQPGKLFRLMTDDKKQFLFKNTAAQVGGAQKFIQVRHIRNCFKADPAYGEGVANALGMTMDEVNNFNDPRLSIEVR from the coding sequence ATGGAATCGAAAGACAAACTTACCACAGCAACAGGAACACCTGTACCAGACAATCAAAACATAATGACAGCAGGACCACGTGGTCCAGTATTATTGCAAGATTTTTGGTTTTTAGAGAAAATGGCACATTTTGACCGAGAGGTAATTCCTGAAAGACGAATGCATGCCAAGGGATCTGCTGCTTACGGAACATTTACTGTAACTCACGATATTACTCAATATACTAAAGCTGATATCTTTTCTGAAATAGGAAAGAAAACTGACATGTTTGTTCGCTTTTCTACAGTAGCTGGTGAAAGAGGTGCTGCCGATGCAGAAAGAGATATTCGTGGTTTTGCCATGAAGTTTTATACCAATCAAGGAAATTGGGATTTAGTAGGAAACAATACACCAGTATTCTTCTTCCGTGATCCAATGAAATTTCCGGACTTAAATCACGCTGTAAAACGGGATCCTCAAACAAATTTAAGAAGCGCTGATAACAATTGGGATTTCTGGACACTACTTCCTGAAGCATTACACCAAGTAACAATTGTAATGAGCGATAGAGGTATTCCTAAATCATACCGTCAGATGCACGGATTCGGAAGTCATACCTTTAGTTTTATCAATGATAAAAACGAAAGACATTGGGTTAAATTTCACTTTGTAACACAACAAGGAATCGAAAACCTATCTGATGAAGAGGCTGCAAAACTAGTTGGAAACGATAGAGAAAGCCACCAAAGAGATTTATTTGAGGCTATCGAAAGAAAAGATTTTCCAAAATGGAAATTGTCTGTGCAAATCATGACAGAGGAGCAAGCCAAAACCTATAAATACCATCCATTTGATTTAACAAAAGTTTGGTTAAAAGGAGATTTTCCACTTATTCCAGTTGGAGAATTTGAATTAAATAGAAACCCAGATAACTATTTTGCAGAAGTAGAGCAAGCAGCATTTAACCCTGCTAATATAGTTCCAGGAATCGGATATTCACCAGATAAGATGCTACAAGCGCGTTTGTTCTCTTATGGAGATGCACACCGTTATCGTTTAGGAGTAAATAACGCTCAAATTCCTGTAAATGCAGCCAAATGTCCTGTAAATAGCTTCCACAGAGATGGCGCAATGCGAGTAGATGGAAATTACGGAAGTAAAAAACATTATGAGCCTAATAGCTTTGGAAAATGGCAAGAACAACCAGAATACAAAGAACCGCCACTATCAATTCATGGTGATGCATATGCTCATAATTTTAGAGAAGATGATAACGATTATTTCTCTCAACCAGGAAAATTATTCCGCTTAATGACGGATGATAAAAAGCAATTTTTATTCAAGAATACTGCAGCACAAGTAGGAGGAGCACAAAAGTTTATTCAAGTAAGACACATTCGTAACTGCTTTAAGGCCGATCCAGCTTATGGAGAAGGTGTTGCAAATGCATTAGGAATGACAATGGATGAAGTAAATAATTTTAACGACCCAAGATTATCGATAGAAGTGAGGTAG
- the purU gene encoding formyltetrahydrofolate deformylase, translating into MQKITFLIHCKDQKGIIAAVTNFILKVEGNITYIDQHVDVEQNVFFMRLQCELTNRNIAIEDIKTDFNDSIAAKFQMSWEVYNQEQKPKMALFVSKYDHCLFDILGRYSADELGVEIPLIISNHNDLRAIAERFDIPFHCVPFTKDTKEEGEKIQIALLKKYGINFIVLARYMQIITPALIALYENKIINIHHSFLPAFPGAKPYHSAFKRGVKIIGATSHYVTEELDEGPIIEQDIARVSHVNSIDDFIMKGRDLERIVLARAIKLHAERKTMVYSNKTVVFS; encoded by the coding sequence ATGCAAAAAATAACTTTTCTTATTCACTGCAAAGACCAAAAAGGTATTATTGCTGCTGTGACTAACTTTATCTTAAAAGTAGAAGGAAACATTACCTACATTGACCAACATGTTGATGTGGAGCAAAATGTGTTTTTTATGCGATTGCAATGCGAACTTACCAATCGCAATATTGCCATTGAGGATATAAAAACTGATTTTAACGACTCTATTGCAGCCAAGTTTCAGATGTCATGGGAGGTATACAATCAGGAACAAAAGCCTAAAATGGCGTTGTTTGTTTCTAAATACGATCACTGTTTATTTGATATTCTAGGGCGTTATAGTGCCGATGAGTTGGGAGTTGAAATTCCTCTAATAATTAGTAATCATAATGATTTAAGAGCGATTGCTGAGCGTTTTGACATTCCGTTTCACTGTGTTCCGTTTACCAAAGACACTAAAGAAGAGGGTGAAAAAATACAAATTGCATTGCTAAAGAAATATGGCATTAACTTTATTGTCCTAGCGCGTTACATGCAAATTATCACTCCTGCATTAATTGCGCTTTACGAAAACAAAATCATTAATATCCATCACTCTTTTTTACCTGCATTCCCTGGTGCTAAACCGTACCATTCAGCTTTTAAAAGAGGGGTAAAAATTATTGGAGCGACCAGTCATTATGTAACTGAAGAATTAGATGAAGGTCCGATAATCGAACAAGATATTGCTCGTGTGTCTCACGTCAATTCGATAGATGATTTTATCATGAAAGGCCGTGACCTAGAACGTATCGTACTGGCAAGAGCCATCAAATTACATGCTGAGCGCAAAACAATGGTGTACAGCAATAAAACAGTGGTTTTTTCTTAA
- a CDS encoding DUF4197 domain-containing protein: MKKILLLTLAFSITSYAQVQQTLNKLPQLSSKISGLGLGGVDIASGLKEALDKGISKQVTKLTATDGFYKNEAVKILMPDELQKVDATLRKIGLSSLADEGIKVLNRAAEDAVKEATPIFVSAVKNMSINDAKTILLGNESAATTYLQSSTTTSLYSKFNPVIKESFSKVGADAIWSNIIAKYNNIPFVKKVNPDLTDYTTNQALAGVFKMIAVEEKTIRTDISSRTSPLLKKVFAMQDKK, translated from the coding sequence ATGAAAAAGATTTTACTTTTAACACTGGCATTCTCTATTACATCTTATGCTCAAGTGCAACAAACGCTAAACAAATTACCTCAACTATCTTCAAAAATATCTGGTCTTGGTCTTGGCGGTGTTGATATCGCTTCGGGATTAAAAGAAGCTTTAGACAAAGGAATATCTAAACAAGTAACAAAGTTAACGGCTACTGATGGATTTTATAAAAATGAAGCTGTAAAAATCCTAATGCCTGACGAATTGCAAAAAGTAGATGCTACTTTACGAAAAATCGGGCTTTCGTCTCTTGCTGATGAAGGTATTAAGGTATTGAATCGTGCAGCTGAAGATGCTGTAAAAGAGGCTACTCCTATATTTGTTTCGGCTGTAAAAAACATGTCGATTAATGATGCTAAAACTATCTTATTGGGTAATGAAAGTGCTGCAACAACCTATTTACAATCTAGCACCACTACTTCATTATACAGCAAATTTAACCCTGTTATTAAAGAATCCTTTAGTAAAGTTGGTGCCGATGCAATCTGGTCGAACATTATTGCTAAATACAATAATATCCCATTTGTAAAGAAAGTTAATCCTGATTTAACGGATTACACTACTAACCAAGCCCTTGCTGGTGTTTTTAAAATGATTGCCGTAGAAGAAAAAACTATTAGAACAGATATAAGCTCTAGAACTTCTCCTTTATTGAAAAAAGTATTTGCAATGCAGGATAAAAAATAA
- a CDS encoding methylmalonyl-CoA mutase family protein, protein MEPQIPYIPKNKVRIVTAASLFDGHDAAINIMRRIIQSTGVEVIHLGHDRSVEEVVNTAIQEDANSIALTSYQGGHNEYFKYMYDLLHEKGAGHIKIFGGGGGVILPSEIAELHEYGITRIYSPDDGRSLGLQGMINDLVERSDYPIGDKLTNEIDHIEDKNPTAIARLISAAENFPEIAKPVFDKIHQNNANSKIPVLGITGTGGAGKSSLVDELVRRFLIDFPTKTIGIVSVDPSKRKTGGALLGDRIRMNAINNSRVYMRSLATRQSNLALSKYVAEAIQVLKAAKYDIIILETSGIGQSDTEIMDHSDVSLYVMTPEFGAATQLEKIDMLDFADLVALNKFDKRGALDAIRDVKKQYQRNHNLWDKNPDDMPVFGTIASQFNDPGMNTLYKSIMDKIVEKTESDLKSTFEITREMSEKIFVIPPHRTRYLSEIAENNRKYDETALSQQQVAQKLYGIFKTLESVSGKVPVITKAGIDDLGGADEKNENRVFLNLLHNQFDKVKMDLDPYNWEMILTWDEKVNKYKNPVYSFKVRDKEIKIATHTESLSHQQIPKIALPKYEAWGDILRWCLQENVPGEFPFTSGLYPFKREGEDPSRMFAGEGGPERTNKRFHYVSAGLPAKRLSTAFDSVTLYGNDPDVRPDIYGKIGNAGVSICCLDDAKKLYSGFDLVHALTSVSMTINGPAPMLLGFFMNAAIDQQCEYYIKANDLEKEVEQKIIKLYKEKGITRPKYQGDLPAGNNGLGLMLLGVTGDEVLPIEVYNEIKAKTLSQVRGTVQADILKEDQAQNTCIFSTEFALRLMGDVQEYFITQNVRNFYSVSISGYHIAEAGANPITQLAFTLSNGFTYVEYYLSRGMSINDFGPNLSFFFSNGVDPEYAVIGRVARKIWAKAMKLKYGANERAQMLKYHIQTSGRSLHAQEIDFNDIRTTLQALYAIYDNCNSLHTNAYDEAITTPTEESVRRAMAIQLIINKELGLAKNENPIQGSFIIEELTDLVEAAVLQEFDRITERGGVLGAMETMYQRSKIQEESLYYETLKHSGQFPIVGVNTFLSSKGSPTVIPAEVIRATEEEKQYQIDMLDNLHEFHKESVKDHLNTLQEAAIKNENLFTHLMEATKVCSLGQITSALFEVGGQYRRNM, encoded by the coding sequence ATGGAACCACAAATACCTTATATTCCTAAAAATAAAGTAAGAATTGTTACCGCTGCATCACTTTTTGATGGACATGATGCGGCAATAAATATAATGCGCCGTATTATTCAATCCACAGGAGTTGAGGTAATTCATTTAGGTCACGACAGAAGTGTTGAAGAAGTTGTAAACACAGCTATTCAGGAAGATGCAAACTCAATTGCTCTAACTTCTTATCAAGGTGGTCACAATGAGTATTTTAAATATATGTATGATTTGCTTCATGAAAAAGGAGCTGGGCATATCAAAATTTTTGGTGGAGGTGGAGGAGTGATTTTGCCAAGCGAAATTGCTGAATTACATGAATACGGAATCACGAGAATATATTCTCCAGATGATGGACGTTCTTTGGGATTACAAGGAATGATTAATGATTTGGTAGAGCGTTCAGATTATCCTATTGGAGATAAATTGACAAACGAAATCGATCATATCGAAGATAAAAATCCAACAGCAATAGCACGTTTGATTTCAGCAGCAGAGAATTTTCCTGAAATTGCAAAGCCTGTTTTTGATAAAATACATCAAAACAACGCTAATTCCAAAATTCCAGTACTAGGAATCACAGGAACTGGTGGAGCAGGAAAATCTTCATTGGTAGACGAGTTGGTACGTCGTTTTTTAATCGATTTTCCAACAAAAACTATCGGAATAGTATCAGTAGATCCATCGAAACGTAAAACAGGAGGAGCACTTCTAGGAGATAGAATCCGAATGAATGCTATTAATAATTCTAGAGTTTATATGCGTTCGTTGGCAACACGTCAATCAAATTTGGCTTTGTCTAAATATGTTGCCGAAGCGATTCAGGTTCTTAAAGCGGCTAAATATGATATTATCATTCTAGAAACTTCAGGAATTGGTCAGTCAGATACAGAGATTATGGATCATTCAGATGTTTCATTATATGTAATGACACCAGAGTTTGGAGCAGCAACACAGTTAGAGAAAATCGATATGCTTGATTTTGCCGACTTAGTAGCACTTAATAAATTTGACAAACGTGGGGCACTAGATGCAATACGTGATGTAAAAAAACAATACCAACGCAATCATAATCTATGGGATAAAAATCCTGATGATATGCCTGTTTTTGGTACAATTGCTTCACAGTTTAATGATCCGGGGATGAATACGCTGTATAAATCTATCATGGATAAAATTGTCGAAAAAACGGAATCGGACTTAAAATCGACTTTCGAAATCACTCGTGAAATGAGCGAGAAGATATTCGTTATTCCGCCACACAGAACGAGATATTTATCAGAAATTGCAGAGAATAATCGTAAATATGATGAAACTGCTTTGTCGCAACAACAAGTAGCACAAAAATTATACGGTATTTTTAAAACCTTAGAATCAGTTTCGGGTAAAGTTCCAGTAATTACAAAAGCAGGAATCGATGATTTAGGTGGGGCAGACGAGAAGAACGAAAACCGTGTTTTCTTAAACCTTTTACATAATCAATTTGATAAAGTAAAAATGGATTTGGATCCCTACAATTGGGAGATGATCTTGACTTGGGATGAGAAAGTAAATAAATACAAAAATCCTGTTTATAGCTTTAAAGTTAGAGATAAGGAAATAAAAATAGCAACACATACAGAAAGTTTGTCACACCAACAAATTCCGAAAATAGCTTTGCCTAAATACGAAGCATGGGGAGATATCTTACGTTGGTGTTTGCAAGAAAATGTTCCGGGAGAATTTCCGTTTACATCAGGTTTGTATCCTTTTAAACGTGAAGGCGAAGATCCGTCACGTATGTTTGCAGGAGAAGGAGGACCAGAAAGAACAAACAAGCGTTTTCATTATGTAAGTGCAGGATTGCCAGCTAAACGTTTATCGACAGCTTTTGATAGTGTGACTTTATATGGTAATGACCCCGATGTACGACCAGATATTTATGGTAAGATCGGAAATGCTGGAGTTTCTATTTGTTGTTTAGATGATGCTAAGAAATTATATTCAGGTTTTGACTTAGTTCATGCTTTAACATCAGTAAGTATGACTATTAATGGACCAGCGCCAATGCTGCTTGGATTCTTTATGAATGCAGCAATCGATCAGCAATGTGAGTATTATATTAAAGCGAATGATTTAGAGAAAGAAGTAGAACAAAAAATCATCAAATTATACAAAGAAAAAGGAATCACAAGACCTAAATACCAAGGCGATTTGCCAGCGGGGAATAATGGTTTAGGGTTAATGCTTCTTGGAGTTACAGGAGATGAGGTTTTACCGATAGAAGTTTATAATGAGATAAAAGCAAAAACACTTTCACAAGTACGTGGAACTGTACAAGCAGATATTCTTAAAGAAGATCAGGCACAAAATACCTGTATTTTCTCTACTGAGTTTGCTTTGCGATTAATGGGAGATGTTCAGGAATATTTTATCACGCAAAACGTTCGTAATTTTTACTCTGTTTCTATCTCAGGATATCATATTGCAGAGGCAGGAGCCAACCCAATTACGCAATTGGCATTTACACTTTCTAATGGTTTCACTTATGTAGAATACTACTTGAGCCGCGGAATGAGTATCAATGATTTTGGTCCAAACTTATCATTCTTTTTCTCAAATGGAGTAGATCCAGAATATGCAGTTATTGGACGTGTAGCACGTAAAATATGGGCAAAAGCCATGAAATTAAAGTATGGTGCTAACGAAAGAGCACAAATGCTTAAATACCATATTCAAACATCTGGACGCTCATTGCACGCGCAAGAAATAGATTTTAATGATATTCGTACAACGTTACAAGCATTATATGCTATTTATGACAACTGTAATTCATTGCATACTAATGCATATGATGAAGCAATTACAACACCTACAGAAGAATCAGTTCGTCGTGCTATGGCAATACAATTGATTATTAATAAAGAATTAGGTTTAGCTAAGAATGAAAACCCAATCCAAGGTTCATTTATAATCGAAGAATTAACGGACTTAGTAGAAGCAGCTGTTTTACAAGAATTCGACCGTATTACAGAGCGTGGTGGAGTTCTTGGAGCAATGGAAACAATGTACCAACGTTCAAAAATACAAGAAGAAAGTTTGTATTACGAGACTTTAAAACACTCAGGACAGTTCCCGATTGTAGGAGTAAATACGTTCTTGAGTTCAAAAGGATCTCCAACAGTTATTCCAGCTGAGGTTATTCGTGCTACCGAAGAAGAAAAACAATATCAGATTGATATGCTAGACAATTTGCATGAGTTCCATAAAGAATCTGTAAAAGATCATTTAAATACTTTGCAAGAAGCAGCTATCAAAAATGAAAATTTATTCACTCACTTAATGGAAGCAACCAAAGTTTGTTCACTTGGTCAAATTACTTCAGCATTGTTTGAAGTAGGAGGGCAGTATAGAAGGAATATGTAG